In Nocardioides sp. zg-1228, a single window of DNA contains:
- a CDS encoding copper homeostasis protein CutC, translating into MDALVEICLEDVGGAGIAAAAGADAVEVCAGLAEGGTTPTLGFVRHSAASAADLDVRVLVRARPGDFVHSAAEVDVMVADIEATRAALEESVRLGFVLGTLEPDGTVAAAAVRRLVAACGDAPVTFHKAFDSVPDRLSALALLADLGITRVLTAGGPGPALDHLTELAELVRRGGDEVRIAVGGGVRPDNVARVVAETGAREVHLRAAAPVARAGVSPGYDEAPRSVTSAAVVAEVLSALGR; encoded by the coding sequence GTGGACGCCCTCGTCGAGATCTGCCTGGAGGACGTCGGGGGCGCCGGGATCGCGGCCGCTGCGGGCGCGGACGCCGTGGAGGTGTGCGCCGGGCTGGCCGAGGGCGGCACCACTCCGACCCTCGGGTTCGTCCGGCACAGCGCGGCCTCGGCCGCCGACCTGGACGTGCGGGTGCTGGTGCGCGCGCGACCCGGTGACTTCGTCCACTCCGCGGCCGAGGTCGACGTGATGGTGGCCGACATCGAGGCCACCCGCGCCGCGCTGGAGGAGTCGGTTCGCCTCGGGTTCGTCCTCGGCACGCTCGAGCCAGACGGCACCGTCGCCGCGGCGGCCGTACGCCGCCTGGTCGCGGCCTGCGGGGACGCACCGGTCACCTTCCACAAGGCCTTCGACTCCGTGCCCGACCGGCTGTCCGCGCTGGCGCTGCTCGCCGACCTCGGCATCACCCGGGTGCTCACGGCCGGTGGACCCGGGCCCGCGCTCGACCACCTGACCGAGCTCGCCGAGCTGGTCCGGCGGGGCGGCGACGAGGTCCGCATCGCCGTCGGCGGAGGCGTGCGCCCGGACAACGTGGCCCGCGTCGTCGCCGAGACCGGCGCCCGCGAGGTGCACCTGCGGGCGGCCGCGCCGGTCGCCCGCGCCGGCGTGTCGCCGGGCTACGACGAGGCTCCGCGCAGCGTGACGAGCGCCGCCGTGGTCGCGGAGGTGCTGTCAGCCCTGGGTCGCTGA
- a CDS encoding NADPH:quinone reductase — protein MRAVVYSESGDTSVLRLVERTAEEPGPGEVRVRIVRAGVNPTDWKFRAGGMGELAFPEIVPGQDGSGVVDAVGPGVTAFAVGDRVWTILAQHTRPGGTAQEQVVLPLAHVAPLPEAASYDLGASLGVPAVTAHRALTTSEDGPDRLSPGALAGMTVLVAGGAGAVGNAAIQLARWAGATVVATVSSDAKAALATAAGAHHVVNHREDDLVGSVRALVPAGVDLVVEVAPAPNLRHDLRVIRPRGTIAIYANNGGDELTLSVRETFSTNARFQWVLLYTVGPDALRAAAEDVTAALADGALGVGDEHGLPLHHYPLERTADAHAAVEAGAVGKVLIDVVDA, from the coding sequence ATGCGAGCAGTGGTCTACTCCGAGAGCGGTGACACGTCGGTGCTCCGGCTGGTCGAGCGGACGGCCGAGGAGCCCGGCCCGGGCGAGGTCCGGGTGAGGATCGTGCGCGCCGGGGTCAACCCCACGGACTGGAAGTTCCGCGCCGGCGGCATGGGCGAGCTCGCGTTCCCCGAGATCGTGCCGGGCCAGGACGGCTCGGGAGTGGTCGACGCCGTAGGCCCCGGCGTCACCGCCTTCGCCGTGGGAGACCGGGTGTGGACGATCCTGGCCCAGCACACCCGGCCGGGCGGCACGGCACAGGAGCAGGTCGTGCTGCCGCTCGCCCACGTGGCACCGCTGCCCGAGGCCGCGTCGTACGACCTCGGCGCCTCCCTCGGCGTCCCCGCGGTCACCGCCCATCGCGCGCTGACGACCTCCGAGGACGGTCCCGACCGGCTCTCGCCCGGAGCGCTCGCGGGGATGACGGTGCTCGTCGCCGGCGGCGCCGGCGCGGTCGGCAACGCGGCGATCCAGCTGGCGCGCTGGGCCGGCGCGACGGTGGTCGCCACGGTGAGCAGCGACGCGAAGGCGGCGCTCGCGACGGCTGCCGGAGCGCACCACGTCGTCAATCACCGCGAGGACGATCTCGTCGGCTCCGTGCGTGCCCTGGTCCCTGCCGGCGTCGACCTCGTCGTCGAGGTGGCGCCCGCACCCAACCTCCGCCACGACCTCCGGGTGATCCGGCCCCGCGGCACGATCGCGATCTACGCCAACAACGGCGGCGACGAGCTGACCCTCAGCGTCCGCGAGACGTTCTCCACCAACGCCCGCTTCCAGTGGGTGCTGCTCTACACCGTCGGACCGGACGCCCTCCGGGCCGCGGCGGAGGACGTCACCGCCGCTCTCGCCGACGGTGCGTTGGGCGTCGGGGACGAGCACGGACTGCCCCTGCACCACTACCCGCTCGAGCGGACGGCCGACGCCCACGCCGCCGTCGAGGCCGGCGCGGTCGGCAAGGTGCTCATCGACGTCGTCGACGCCTGA
- a CDS encoding AfsR/SARP family transcriptional regulator has protein sequence MLAAQVGIDVLGPSAARVGDVPVAMGARRLRSLLALLVLERGRPVAAERIIDALWEGAPPPGAANTLQGYVAGLRRLLEPGRRPRAASSLLVHEASGYRLAVHPEQVDVERFQAAVRSARERLRRLPDPMRPALLPDLPVGPGVEAAEARRAGLTAALRLWRGEAYADLGELPAAVAERHRLEQLRLEARVARAVIDLSLDRPSSAAAALEDLAGRHPLRERLWGLWAVALVRDGRQAEGLAVLATLRSRLADELGVDPTPALAAMQADVLLHHPAVLGLDRGVARDESRAHRAVVVLDGGDEQDHRLADELVRRARGPLTAPGRASVGDAGACTHDGCCRQPVVVVVVDDGPGQHPGVGRRPAHRDPSVTDPAQRSPFRDDHRRRGRTFPA, from the coding sequence ATGCTGGCTGCGCAGGTCGGGATCGACGTGCTGGGCCCCAGCGCGGCCCGGGTCGGCGACGTCCCGGTGGCCATGGGCGCGCGACGGCTGCGCAGCCTCCTGGCCCTGCTCGTGCTCGAGCGCGGCCGGCCGGTCGCCGCCGAGCGGATCATCGACGCCCTGTGGGAGGGCGCCCCTCCGCCCGGTGCCGCCAACACGCTGCAGGGCTACGTCGCCGGCCTGCGTCGCCTGCTCGAGCCCGGCCGGCGGCCACGGGCCGCCTCGTCGCTGCTCGTGCACGAGGCGAGCGGCTACCGGCTCGCCGTGCACCCGGAGCAGGTCGACGTCGAGCGGTTCCAGGCGGCCGTACGCTCCGCGCGGGAGCGGCTGCGCCGCCTGCCCGACCCGATGCGACCGGCGCTGCTCCCGGACCTCCCGGTCGGGCCGGGCGTCGAGGCCGCCGAGGCCCGGCGGGCGGGGCTCACCGCCGCGCTGCGGCTGTGGCGCGGCGAGGCCTACGCCGACCTCGGCGAGCTGCCAGCGGCGGTCGCGGAGCGACACCGGCTCGAGCAGCTGCGCCTCGAGGCGCGGGTCGCCCGGGCCGTCATCGACCTGTCCCTCGACCGCCCGTCCAGCGCGGCCGCGGCGCTCGAGGACCTGGCCGGACGGCACCCCCTGCGCGAACGCCTCTGGGGGCTCTGGGCCGTCGCTCTCGTCCGCGACGGCCGTCAGGCGGAGGGGCTCGCGGTGCTGGCCACGCTGCGGAGCCGGCTCGCCGACGAGCTGGGTGTCGACCCCACGCCGGCGCTCGCCGCGATGCAGGCCGACGTCCTGCTCCACCACCCCGCCGTCCTCGGCCTCGACCGCGGCGTCGCTCGCGACGAGTCGCGGGCGCACCGTGCCGTGGTGGTCCTCGACGGCGGTGACGAGCAGGACCATCGCCTCGCGGACGAGCTGGTCCGCCGCGCGCGCGGGCCCCTCACCGCGCCGGGACGGGCGAGCGTCGGTGACGCCGGGGCGTGCACCCACGACGGGTGCTGCCGCCAGCCGGTCGTGGTGGTGGTCGTCGACGACGGTCCGGGGCAGCACCCGGGCGTCGGACGCCGCCCGGCGCACCGTGACCCCTCCGTTACCGACCCGGCCCAACGGTCACCGTTTCGTGACGATCACCGCCGTCGCGGGCGGACCTTCCCCGCCTAG
- a CDS encoding aspartate/glutamate racemase family protein, with protein sequence MFHIGVLAPRLHSAAEMLRRIDEVSASHPDGHQQPELSLVWQPLAGGADAWQRNDPDTVRTQLALGATRLREAGAHFFVCPDDTAYAPLDEPGADLALPGLHAASVVAAEAQRHGYARVGVLGTRWTLEWRRYADELEPMGIAAVPLALTDQTTLHSIVFDELVHGRTSLRSRDVVLELIDGLRLHRCQAVVLGCSELGALVTPAVSPLPLLDTTRLLADAATAVAVGDAPLPHWRGGPGEPAPGTTSPDVRTATR encoded by the coding sequence GTGTTCCACATCGGCGTCCTCGCTCCGCGCCTGCACAGCGCCGCCGAGATGTTGCGCCGGATCGACGAGGTCAGCGCCTCCCACCCGGACGGCCACCAGCAGCCGGAGCTGAGCCTGGTCTGGCAGCCGCTGGCGGGCGGCGCCGACGCGTGGCAGCGCAACGACCCCGACACCGTGCGCACCCAGCTCGCGCTCGGCGCCACCCGGCTGCGGGAGGCGGGCGCCCACTTCTTCGTCTGCCCCGACGACACGGCGTACGCCCCGCTCGACGAGCCCGGCGCCGACCTCGCCCTGCCCGGACTCCACGCGGCCTCGGTGGTGGCCGCCGAGGCGCAGCGACACGGGTACGCCAGGGTCGGCGTGCTCGGCACCCGCTGGACGCTGGAGTGGCGCCGCTACGCCGACGAGCTCGAGCCGATGGGCATCGCCGCCGTGCCGCTCGCACTGACCGACCAGACGACCTTGCACTCCATCGTCTTCGACGAGCTCGTGCACGGGAGGACCTCGCTGCGCTCGCGCGACGTCGTGCTCGAGCTCATCGACGGACTGCGACTGCACCGCTGCCAGGCGGTGGTCCTCGGCTGCTCCGAGCTGGGGGCACTGGTCACGCCCGCCGTCTCCCCGCTGCCGCTCCTCGACACGACCCGGCTGCTGGCCGACGCCGCCACCGCGGTCGCCGTGGGCGACGCACCGCTGCCGCACTGGCGCGGCGGCCCGGGCGAGCCGGCACCCGGGACCACCTCCCCCGACGTCCGCACCGCCACGCGCTGA
- a CDS encoding ABC transporter substrate-binding protein: protein MKRNKPLALVAGAALLTLAACGGGSSDDGESGSGTERDFSEQGGGTKDPERQGPAAEVEGASAGGTITVYLPGDPGPNSLDPTGGWSVTGNSIQQALTSRSLTQYIRDENGQPVLVPDLATDLGTPNDDYTEWTFTIRDDATWEDGKPVTAEEVAFGICRSLDSEAFPSGPGTEYSKTYFAGAEDYAGPYTAKDPDCKEWDGIAVDGQDITISMSQPFPDMDYWGAFMAMGPAPLGDASEPPNYGTKPLSNGPYKIESFKPNEELVVVKNDQWAADSDPGRHQYADGFVFKFNQDQAKVDEIMLSDNADSQTAVATALGSDKYNDANDQLGDRLVQQTSQCVSTLTPDYTKIPEIEVRKALAYAYPYEDVWIASGEVPGVTRVPANSLMPPGMAGKKDFQVDGEQITYDPEKAKALLEEAGVETPYPITMIYYEVDPLAKAAQDQTTKGFEAAGFSVKAIPVQESPYNIWLDPDNKVNKKLNFRGVNWCSDWPSGSTVLPSLARTGAVYNTAYFSEESVDEEMDRINTLPLDEQADAWGDLDEKIMTEYFPIIPTAYRNDLFVFGTKVGNPTGDGSIGAPNYKDLFVMQ, encoded by the coding sequence ATGAAGCGGAACAAGCCGCTCGCGCTCGTTGCCGGTGCTGCCCTACTGACGCTCGCCGCCTGCGGTGGCGGGTCGTCGGACGACGGTGAGTCCGGGTCGGGGACCGAGAGGGACTTCAGCGAGCAGGGAGGTGGGACGAAGGACCCCGAGCGCCAGGGCCCCGCTGCCGAGGTCGAAGGAGCGTCGGCGGGCGGGACGATCACGGTCTACCTGCCTGGCGATCCCGGGCCCAACTCGCTCGACCCGACCGGTGGTTGGTCGGTGACCGGCAACTCCATCCAGCAGGCGCTCACGAGCCGCTCGCTGACCCAGTACATCCGTGACGAGAACGGCCAGCCCGTGCTGGTGCCCGACCTCGCCACCGACCTGGGCACCCCCAACGACGACTACACGGAGTGGACCTTCACCATCCGTGACGACGCGACGTGGGAGGACGGCAAGCCCGTCACGGCCGAGGAGGTCGCGTTCGGCATCTGCCGCTCGCTCGACTCCGAGGCGTTCCCGTCCGGTCCGGGCACCGAGTACTCCAAGACCTACTTCGCGGGTGCCGAGGACTACGCGGGTCCCTACACGGCCAAGGACCCGGACTGCAAGGAGTGGGACGGGATCGCGGTCGACGGCCAGGACATCACCATCTCGATGTCGCAGCCGTTCCCGGACATGGACTACTGGGGCGCGTTCATGGCGATGGGCCCCGCGCCCCTCGGCGACGCCTCCGAGCCGCCGAACTACGGCACCAAGCCGCTGTCCAACGGTCCCTACAAGATCGAGAGCTTCAAGCCCAACGAGGAGCTGGTCGTGGTGAAGAACGACCAGTGGGCTGCTGACTCCGACCCGGGTCGTCACCAGTACGCCGACGGGTTCGTCTTCAAGTTCAACCAGGACCAGGCCAAGGTCGACGAGATCATGCTCTCCGACAACGCCGACAGCCAGACGGCCGTGGCCACCGCGCTCGGCTCGGACAAGTACAACGACGCCAACGACCAGCTCGGTGACCGCCTGGTCCAGCAGACCTCGCAGTGCGTCTCCACGCTGACCCCGGACTACACCAAGATCCCCGAGATCGAGGTCCGCAAGGCGCTCGCCTACGCCTACCCCTACGAGGACGTGTGGATCGCCAGCGGCGAGGTGCCCGGTGTCACCCGCGTCCCGGCCAACTCGCTGATGCCGCCCGGGATGGCCGGCAAGAAGGACTTCCAGGTCGACGGTGAGCAGATCACCTACGACCCGGAGAAGGCCAAGGCCCTCCTGGAGGAGGCCGGTGTCGAGACCCCCTACCCGATCACCATGATCTACTACGAGGTCGACCCGCTGGCCAAGGCGGCCCAGGACCAGACCACCAAGGGCTTCGAGGCCGCCGGCTTCTCGGTCAAGGCGATCCCGGTGCAGGAGTCGCCCTACAACATCTGGCTCGACCCCGACAACAAGGTCAACAAGAAGCTCAACTTCCGGGGCGTCAACTGGTGCTCGGACTGGCCGTCAGGCTCCACGGTCCTGCCCTCGCTCGCCCGGACCGGCGCGGTCTACAACACCGCCTACTTCTCCGAGGAGTCGGTCGACGAGGAGATGGACCGCATCAACACGCTGCCGCTCGACGAGCAGGCTGACGCGTGGGGCGACCTGGACGAGAAGATCATGACGGAGTACTTCCCGATCATCCCGACCGCCTACCGCAACGACCTGTTCGTGTTCGGCACCAAGGTCGGCAATCCGACGGGCGATGGCTCGATCGGCGCGCCGAACTACAAGGACCTGTTCGTCATGCAGTGA
- a CDS encoding CGNR zinc finger domain-containing protein yields MDTDRPAPGALEEVRHLLNTDDRFHGIDHGQDVGSLNRFLARAGSAYAPLPATADLRPYRAFRDVVRDLLLRPSPSTRSAFNDVARRHPVRVEVGEHAARLRWARPSRPAAVERIVGDAVAIVHEAMLTGQWEHLRECQRDDCRWIYYDPTPTHAMRWCSTDPCGNVMKVRAYRARRAADGHHDRAL; encoded by the coding sequence GTGGACACCGATCGCCCGGCACCGGGAGCGCTGGAGGAGGTGCGCCACCTCCTCAACACCGACGACCGGTTCCATGGCATCGACCACGGCCAGGACGTCGGCTCCCTCAACCGCTTCCTCGCCCGCGCCGGCTCGGCCTACGCACCCCTCCCGGCCACCGCGGACCTCAGGCCCTACCGCGCCTTCCGCGACGTGGTGCGCGACCTGCTGCTCCGGCCCTCGCCCTCGACCCGATCGGCCTTCAACGACGTCGCCCGCCGCCATCCCGTGCGGGTCGAGGTGGGCGAGCACGCCGCGCGCCTGCGGTGGGCCCGCCCGTCGCGTCCGGCGGCGGTCGAGCGGATCGTCGGCGACGCCGTCGCGATCGTCCACGAGGCGATGCTGACCGGGCAGTGGGAGCACCTGCGCGAGTGCCAGCGCGATGACTGCCGGTGGATCTACTACGACCCCACCCCCACCCACGCGATGCGCTGGTGCAGCACCGACCCCTGCGGCAACGTGATGAAGGTGCGCGCCTACCGCGCCCGGCGGGCGGCCGACGGGCACCACGACCGCGCGCTCTGA
- a CDS encoding phosphatase PAP2 family protein, whose amino-acid sequence MPAPSPAALDAPTGSRRRWTSRPYTFLVANAILIGIVTFATSMLLDRPVADPEGSFLGPSWVRLPVLCAAAIVLDLLPQALWRGRLDPARTVAAIRDRLRTHWTRARLQLVIVGISGFYVVYVAYRNLKSLLPLVREVKFDSELRALDRFLLLGHDPSTLLHDILGTGIAAHLLSAVYLAYIPLVAILVTVWLVWSRNIGHGWWFVTAQGIAWTLGAASYYLLPTLGPGIMYPWLTSDLTPNGTSDLMESLVYTRQGFLWHEGDYQGVAGFASLHTAIALLWALMAQYTVSSKIVRRIFWVNFVLTVIATLYFGWHHIADDVAGAAIAIIAFVVAARVTGHQLRRPKGEPAPESDPAAPSSA is encoded by the coding sequence ATGCCCGCGCCTTCGCCCGCCGCCCTCGACGCACCGACAGGCAGCCGGCGACGGTGGACGTCGCGGCCCTACACGTTCCTGGTGGCCAACGCGATCCTGATCGGCATCGTCACGTTCGCCACGAGCATGCTGCTCGACCGGCCCGTCGCCGACCCCGAGGGGAGCTTCCTCGGCCCGTCGTGGGTGCGCCTGCCGGTCCTGTGCGCGGCGGCCATCGTGCTCGACCTGCTCCCCCAGGCGCTGTGGCGGGGGCGCCTCGACCCGGCCCGCACCGTCGCCGCGATCCGGGACCGCCTGCGTACGCACTGGACCCGCGCCCGCCTGCAGCTCGTCATCGTCGGCATCTCGGGCTTCTACGTGGTCTACGTCGCCTACCGCAACCTCAAGTCGCTGCTCCCGCTGGTGCGCGAGGTGAAGTTCGACAGCGAGCTGCGTGCCCTCGACCGCTTCCTGCTCCTCGGCCACGACCCGTCGACCCTGCTCCACGACATCCTCGGCACCGGCATCGCGGCGCACCTGCTGTCCGCGGTCTACCTCGCCTACATCCCGCTCGTCGCGATCCTGGTCACCGTCTGGCTGGTCTGGTCGCGCAACATCGGCCACGGCTGGTGGTTCGTCACCGCGCAGGGCATCGCGTGGACGCTGGGCGCCGCGTCCTACTACCTCCTGCCGACCCTCGGGCCGGGGATCATGTACCCGTGGCTGACCAGCGACCTCACGCCCAACGGCACCTCCGACCTCATGGAGTCGCTGGTCTACACGCGGCAGGGCTTCCTGTGGCACGAGGGCGACTACCAGGGCGTCGCCGGGTTCGCGAGCCTGCACACCGCGATCGCCCTGCTGTGGGCGCTGATGGCGCAGTACACGGTGAGCAGCAAGATCGTGCGGCGGATCTTCTGGGTCAACTTCGTCCTGACCGTCATCGCCACGCTCTACTTCGGCTGGCACCACATCGCCGATGACGTGGCCGGCGCTGCGATCGCGATCATCGCGTTCGTGGTCGCCGCCCGCGTGACGGGTCACCAGCTCCGCCGGCCGAAGGGCGAGCCGGCCCCGGAGTCCGATCCCGCGGCCCCGTCGAGCGCCTGA